One Pseudomonas tolaasii NCPPB 2192 genomic window carries:
- the tkt gene encoding transketolase produces MTHAATAVDTQCINTLRTLAMDAVQKANSGHPGTPMGLAPVGYTLWSRFLRYHPEHPDWPNRDRFVLSVGHASMLLYSLLHLAGVVEIDAHGTRSGQPAISLDDIKQFRQADSKTPGHPEYRMTTGVETTTGPLGQGCANSVGMAMAERWLGERFNRDGQVLFDYNVYTLCGDGDMMEGISSEAASIAGHLKLDNLCWIYDNNTISIEGHTELAFSEDVIKRFQAYGWHTLHVTDANDLQALSTALETFQANTGAPTLIVVDSVIGYGSPHKHNTAAAHGEPLGEEEIRLTKAAYGWPEDSSFLVPDEVRTVLRDALHARAEPLYAQWGQTLATLDPQLADELKRMRAGEMPEQWQADLPGFAADAKGVASRASGGEVLNAFARHIPWLLGGSADLSPSTKTNLTFDGAGRFSADDYSGRNLHFGIREHAMGAIANGMALSYLRPYTSTFLVFSDYMKPPIRLAAIMELPVVFVFTHDSIGVGEDGPTHQPIEHLTQLRATPGLLTLRPGDANETLELWKVALAQTHRPSCVVLSRQALPTLDRTKYAPASGAARGAYVLAAGDNPQVLLLATGSEVSLAVAAYEQLKSEGIAAHVVSMPSWELFEDQDQAYRDSVLPPAVKARVVVEQAGPLGWDRYVGQTGAKVVMNSFGASAPLAKLQEKFGFTVENVVKQAKAQIQLAQR; encoded by the coding sequence ATGACTCACGCTGCCACCGCCGTCGACACCCAATGCATCAATACCCTTCGCACCCTGGCCATGGACGCCGTACAAAAGGCCAACTCCGGCCACCCAGGCACGCCCATGGGCCTGGCGCCGGTGGGTTACACGCTGTGGAGCCGTTTCCTGCGTTATCACCCCGAGCACCCGGATTGGCCCAACCGTGACCGTTTTGTACTGTCTGTGGGTCACGCCTCGATGCTGTTGTATTCGCTGCTGCACCTGGCCGGCGTGGTCGAGATTGACGCCCACGGCACGCGTTCCGGGCAGCCGGCAATCAGCCTGGATGACATCAAGCAGTTCCGTCAGGCGGACTCGAAAACCCCTGGCCACCCCGAATACCGCATGACCACCGGCGTGGAAACCACCACCGGCCCGCTCGGCCAGGGCTGCGCCAACAGCGTCGGCATGGCCATGGCCGAACGCTGGCTGGGTGAACGCTTCAACCGCGACGGTCAGGTGCTGTTCGACTACAACGTCTACACCCTGTGCGGCGACGGCGACATGATGGAAGGCATCAGCAGTGAGGCAGCGTCCATCGCCGGGCACTTGAAACTCGATAACCTGTGCTGGATCTACGACAACAACACCATCAGCATCGAGGGCCACACCGAGCTGGCGTTCAGCGAAGACGTGATCAAGCGCTTCCAGGCCTACGGCTGGCACACCCTGCACGTCACCGACGCCAATGACTTGCAGGCGTTGAGCACCGCACTGGAAACCTTCCAGGCCAATACCGGCGCGCCGACCCTGATCGTGGTCGACAGCGTGATCGGTTATGGCTCGCCCCATAAACACAACACCGCCGCCGCCCATGGCGAGCCGTTGGGCGAGGAAGAAATCCGCCTGACCAAAGCCGCCTATGGTTGGCCCGAAGATTCCAGCTTCCTCGTGCCCGACGAGGTGCGCACAGTGTTGCGTGACGCGCTGCACGCACGCGCCGAGCCGCTGTATGCCCAATGGGGCCAAACACTGGCCACACTCGACCCGCAACTGGCGGACGAACTGAAACGGATGCGCGCCGGTGAAATGCCCGAGCAATGGCAAGCCGACCTGCCCGGCTTTGCCGCGGATGCCAAAGGCGTCGCCAGCCGTGCGTCCGGTGGCGAGGTGCTGAATGCCTTCGCCCGGCACATCCCTTGGCTGCTCGGCGGTTCGGCCGACTTGTCGCCTTCGACCAAAACCAACCTGACCTTCGACGGCGCCGGTCGTTTCAGCGCCGACGACTACAGCGGGCGCAACCTGCATTTCGGCATCCGCGAGCACGCCATGGGCGCGATTGCCAATGGCATGGCGCTCTCGTATCTGCGGCCTTACACCTCGACGTTCCTGGTGTTCAGCGACTATATGAAGCCGCCGATTCGTTTGGCGGCGATCATGGAGTTGCCGGTGGTCTTTGTGTTTACCCATGACTCGATCGGCGTCGGTGAAGATGGGCCGACACACCAGCCCATCGAGCACTTGACCCAACTGCGCGCCACGCCGGGCCTGCTGACCCTGCGGCCGGGCGACGCCAATGAAACGCTGGAGTTATGGAAGGTGGCGTTGGCACAGACTCACCGGCCGAGCTGCGTGGTGTTGTCGCGCCAGGCGCTGCCGACGCTGGATCGTACGAAATATGCACCTGCCTCGGGTGCGGCCAGGGGCGCCTATGTGCTGGCCGCTGGCGACAACCCGCAAGTGCTGCTGCTGGCGACAGGCAGCGAGGTCAGCCTGGCGGTGGCGGCGTATGAACAGTTGAAAAGCGAAGGGATTGCTGCGCACGTGGTGTCGATGCCGAGCTGGGAGCTGTTTGAGGACCAGGACCAGGCCTACCGTGACAGCGTGTTGCCGCCAGCCGTAAAGGCACGGGTGGTGGTGGAACAAGCCGGGCCGCTGGGTTGGGACAGGTATGTGGGACAGACCGGTGCCAAAGTTGTGATGAACAGCTTCGGCGCGTCGGCACCACTGGCCAAGTTGCAGGAGAAGTTTGGGTTCACCGTTGAAAATGTGGTGAAGCAAGCGAAAGCACAAATCCAACTCGCCCAACGCTGA
- a CDS encoding error-prone DNA polymerase, with the protein MAARLVRMSYAELHCLSNFSFQRGASSALELFERAKRQGYSALAITDECTLAGIVRAWQAAKAVELPLIIGSEVRIENGPKLVLLVEDLTGYQHLCRLITVARRRAEKGSYRLLQEDFAQPLPGLVALWVAEDSDTQASIQWLRRTFAERLWLAVHLHCGQNDARHLEQRLQLAASLNIQAVACGDVHMHARGRRALQDTMTAIRHHVPVAEAGTRLHPNGERHLRSLDALAALYPRALLDETLAIARRCTFDLSQLRYHYPRELVPAGHDAESWLRAVTEEGIARRWPHGADAKTVQQIDKELRLISELGYESYFLTVHDIVQFARSRSILCQGRGSAANSAVCFALGITEIDPSRMNMLFERFLSKERNEPPDIDVDFEHERREEVLQYVFKRYGRTRAALTAVVSSYHAAGAVRDVAKALGLPPDQINALAECCGRWSDDAPPLERLREGGFDPQSPILRRVLTLTQQLIGFPRHLSQHPGGFVISEYPLDTLVPVENAAMAERTIIQWDKDDLDAVGLLKVDILALGMLSAIRRCFDLLHRHRGRDLTLATIPSEDPATYAMISRADTIGVFQIESRAQMSMLPRLKPKAFYDLVIEVAIVRPGPIQGGMVHPYLRRRNGEEPTTYPSPQLEAVLERTLGVPLFQEQVMQIAMVAADYGPGEADQLRRSMAAWKRHGGLEPHQERLRIGMLNNGYTEAFAAQIFEQIKGFGSYGFPESHAASFALLTYASCWLKCHEPAAFACALINSWPMGFYSPDQILQDARRHQLQIRPVDVQASDWDCSLEPIEGQQPAIRMGLRMISGFREEDARRIEAARQRRAFSDIADLDERAGLDARTQALLADSGALRALAGNRHKARWDVAGVHKQLGLFAGLPGPDEAVVELPVPSVGEDLHADYATVGTTLGPHPLALLRAELRRRRCRSSLELMAVEHGRNVSIAGLVTGRQRPGTASGVTFVTLEDEFGNLNVVVWRDLAERQRQALVGSRLLKVDGRWEAVGEVRHLIAGRLTDLTPLLEGINVRSRDFH; encoded by the coding sequence ATGGCTGCAAGGCTGGTTCGCATGAGTTACGCCGAGCTGCATTGCTTGTCCAACTTCAGCTTTCAGCGCGGGGCGTCGAGTGCGCTGGAGTTGTTCGAACGGGCCAAGCGTCAGGGCTACAGTGCTTTGGCGATTACCGATGAATGCACGCTGGCAGGCATCGTGCGTGCCTGGCAGGCGGCGAAGGCGGTGGAGCTGCCGTTGATCATCGGCAGTGAAGTGCGGATCGAAAACGGCCCGAAACTCGTGCTGCTGGTGGAAGACCTCACGGGCTATCAGCACCTGTGCCGTTTGATCACGGTGGCCCGGCGTCGTGCCGAAAAGGGCAGTTACCGCCTGTTGCAGGAAGATTTCGCGCAGCCGCTGCCCGGCCTGGTGGCGTTGTGGGTGGCCGAAGACAGCGACACCCAGGCCTCGATCCAATGGTTGCGCCGCACCTTCGCTGAGCGCCTGTGGCTGGCGGTGCACCTGCATTGCGGCCAAAACGATGCGCGCCATCTGGAGCAGCGCCTGCAACTGGCCGCCAGCCTGAACATCCAGGCGGTGGCCTGCGGGGATGTGCACATGCACGCCCGTGGCCGCCGCGCCTTGCAAGACACCATGACCGCCATCCGCCATCACGTACCGGTGGCCGAAGCCGGCACGCGCCTGCACCCCAACGGCGAGCGGCACCTGCGCAGCCTCGACGCCCTGGCCGCGCTGTACCCGCGAGCATTGCTTGACGAAACCCTGGCCATCGCGCGCCGTTGCACCTTCGACCTGAGCCAGTTGCGCTATCACTACCCGCGCGAGCTGGTGCCTGCCGGGCATGATGCCGAGTCCTGGCTACGCGCGGTGACGGAAGAAGGCATCGCCCGGCGCTGGCCCCACGGCGCCGATGCCAAGACGGTGCAGCAGATCGACAAGGAACTGCGGCTGATCAGCGAGCTGGGTTACGAGAGTTATTTCCTCACGGTGCACGACATTGTGCAGTTTGCCCGTAGCCGCTCGATTCTGTGCCAGGGGCGTGGTTCGGCGGCCAACTCCGCGGTGTGTTTTGCCTTGGGCATCACCGAGATCGACCCGAGCCGCATGAACATGCTGTTCGAGCGCTTTCTGTCGAAGGAACGCAACGAGCCGCCGGACATCGACGTGGACTTCGAACACGAGCGCCGCGAAGAAGTGCTGCAATATGTGTTCAAGCGCTATGGCCGCACCCGTGCGGCATTGACGGCGGTGGTCAGCAGTTACCACGCGGCCGGCGCGGTGCGTGACGTGGCCAAGGCTTTGGGCTTGCCGCCGGACCAGATCAACGCGCTGGCCGAATGCTGCGGGCGCTGGAGCGACGACGCGCCGCCCCTGGAACGCCTGCGCGAAGGCGGTTTCGACCCGCAAAGCCCGATCCTGCGCCGCGTGCTCACGCTGACCCAACAACTGATCGGCTTTCCCCGGCACCTGTCCCAGCACCCCGGCGGGTTCGTGATTTCCGAATACCCGCTGGACACCCTGGTGCCGGTGGAAAACGCGGCGATGGCCGAGCGCACCATCATCCAGTGGGACAAGGACGACCTCGACGCCGTGGGCCTGCTCAAGGTGGACATCCTCGCGCTGGGCATGCTCAGTGCGATTCGCCGCTGTTTCGATTTGTTGCACCGCCACCGTGGTCGCGACCTTACCCTGGCGACAATTCCGTCTGAAGACCCGGCGACCTACGCGATGATCAGCAGGGCCGACACCATCGGTGTGTTCCAGATCGAGTCGCGGGCGCAGATGTCGATGCTGCCGAGGCTCAAGCCCAAAGCGTTTTACGACCTGGTGATCGAGGTGGCCATTGTGCGGCCCGGGCCGATTCAGGGCGGCATGGTGCACCCGTATTTGCGCAGACGTAACGGCGAGGAGCCCACCACCTACCCGTCGCCGCAGCTTGAGGCGGTGTTGGAGCGCACCCTGGGCGTGCCGCTGTTTCAGGAGCAGGTGATGCAGATCGCCATGGTCGCCGCCGACTACGGCCCCGGCGAGGCCGACCAGTTGCGCCGCTCCATGGCCGCCTGGAAACGCCACGGCGGGCTGGAGCCGCATCAGGAGCGCCTGCGCATCGGCATGCTGAACAACGGTTACACCGAGGCTTTCGCCGCGCAGATTTTCGAGCAGATCAAGGGCTTTGGCAGCTATGGTTTTCCCGAATCCCATGCGGCCAGTTTCGCCTTGCTGACCTACGCCAGTTGCTGGCTCAAGTGCCATGAGCCGGCCGCCTTTGCCTGTGCGCTGATCAACAGCTGGCCCATGGGGTTCTACAGCCCGGACCAGATCCTGCAGGATGCGCGGCGCCATCAGTTGCAGATTCGCCCGGTGGACGTGCAAGCCAGCGACTGGGATTGCAGCCTGGAACCCATCGAGGGCCAGCAACCGGCGATCCGCATGGGCCTGCGCATGATCTCGGGGTTTCGCGAGGAAGACGCGCGGCGCATCGAGGCGGCGCGTCAACGTCGAGCCTTCAGCGACATCGCCGACCTTGACGAGCGTGCCGGGCTGGATGCTCGCACCCAGGCGTTGCTGGCCGACTCCGGCGCCTTGCGCGCGCTGGCGGGCAACCGGCACAAGGCGCGTTGGGACGTGGCGGGGGTGCACAAGCAACTCGGGTTGTTCGCCGGTTTGCCTGGCCCCGATGAAGCCGTTGTGGAGCTGCCGGTGCCTTCGGTCGGTGAGGACCTGCACGCCGACTACGCCACCGTCGGCACCACGCTGGGCCCGCATCCGCTGGCGTTGTTGCGGGCCGAGCTGCGCAGGCGGCGCTGCCGCAGTTCCCTTGAACTGATGGCGGTGGAGCATGGACGCAACGTGAGCATTGCCGGGCTGGTGACGGGCCGTCAGCGGCCCGGCACGGCCAGCGGGGTGACCTTTGTGACCCTGGAAGATGAGTTCGGCAACCTCAATGTGGTGGTCTGGCGCGATTTGGCCGAGCGTCAGCGCCAGGCACTGGTGGGCTCGCGGCTGCTGAAAGTGGACGGGCGCTGGGAGGCGGTGGGCGAGGTGCGGCACCTGATCGCCGGGCGTTTGACCGACCTGACGCCGTTGCTGGAAGGGATTAATGTGCGCAGCCGGGATTTTCACTGA
- a CDS encoding ATP-binding protein has translation MQFLSNPHGCEGWAGEMAQRIRGFDWSATDLGPIERWSTSLTCTVQMMLASPVPMVMLWGRAGYMIYNDSYSAFAGGRHPYLLGTPVELGWPEVAEFNRHVVDTCLAGGTLSFNNKDLVLLRNGKPEDVWLDLYYSPVAGDDHQPAGVLAIVVETTEHVHSERVRQELTHNLEQRVAAEVQARSAAEDQLRQSQKLEAIGGLTGGVAHDFNNLLQVIAGNLHLLARYEPDNAQVQRRVTAAIAAVERGAKLSSQLLAFARRQPLSPAVYNPQRIYAGLGELLQRALGETIHIDVQLPQDSWCINVDRNQLENALLNLAINARDAMSGEGVIRITGENIILNPDDCTGKSIKPGEYVRLAVTDTGVGMPAAVLKRAFEPFFTTKREGQGTGLGLSMVFGFVRQSGGHVEMWSEEGKGSVVQMYFPHSLEPESLDIGSELAQHSGGQETILVVEDNEGVRLTVVELLEQSGYTVLTAEDGDRAMQALQGGALPDLIFTDVVMPGRIKSTDLADWARAQQPPVAVLFTSGHTRDILSTNHLLSPDIHLLSKPYSPEALTHRVRSVLTARQGYP, from the coding sequence ATGCAGTTTTTATCCAACCCCCACGGCTGTGAAGGTTGGGCCGGTGAAATGGCCCAGCGGATTCGCGGGTTCGATTGGTCGGCCACCGACCTTGGGCCGATCGAGCGTTGGTCCACCAGCCTGACCTGCACCGTGCAGATGATGCTGGCATCACCGGTGCCGATGGTGATGCTGTGGGGGCGGGCCGGGTACATGATCTACAACGACAGCTACTCGGCGTTCGCCGGCGGGCGGCACCCGTACCTGCTGGGAACGCCGGTAGAACTGGGCTGGCCGGAAGTGGCCGAGTTCAACCGCCATGTGGTGGACACCTGCCTGGCAGGCGGCACCTTGTCGTTCAACAATAAAGACCTGGTGCTGCTGCGCAACGGCAAGCCGGAAGACGTATGGCTGGACCTGTATTACAGCCCCGTCGCCGGCGACGATCACCAGCCCGCCGGGGTGCTGGCCATTGTGGTGGAAACCACCGAGCACGTGCATTCCGAGCGCGTGCGCCAGGAGCTGACGCATAACCTGGAACAACGGGTGGCCGCCGAGGTGCAGGCGCGTTCCGCTGCCGAAGACCAGTTGCGCCAGTCGCAGAAGCTCGAAGCCATCGGCGGACTGACCGGCGGCGTGGCCCACGACTTCAACAACCTGCTGCAAGTGATCGCCGGCAACCTGCACCTGCTGGCCCGGTATGAGCCGGACAATGCCCAGGTGCAGCGCCGTGTCACGGCGGCCATCGCGGCGGTGGAGCGGGGTGCCAAGCTGTCGTCGCAACTGCTGGCGTTTGCGCGGCGTCAGCCGTTGTCGCCGGCGGTGTACAACCCGCAGCGCATCTATGCCGGGTTGGGTGAATTGCTCCAGCGCGCGCTGGGGGAAACCATCCATATTGATGTGCAGTTGCCCCAGGATTCATGGTGCATCAACGTCGACCGCAATCAGCTGGAAAATGCGCTGCTCAACCTGGCCATCAACGCCCGGGATGCGATGAGCGGCGAGGGCGTGATTCGTATCACCGGTGAAAACATCATCCTCAACCCTGACGACTGCACCGGCAAAAGCATCAAACCGGGTGAGTACGTACGCCTGGCGGTCACCGACACCGGCGTGGGCATGCCCGCCGCCGTGCTCAAGCGTGCCTTCGAACCGTTCTTCACCACCAAGCGCGAAGGCCAGGGCACCGGCCTGGGCCTGAGCATGGTGTTCGGCTTTGTGCGCCAGAGCGGCGGGCATGTGGAGATGTGGAGCGAAGAGGGCAAGGGCTCGGTGGTGCAGATGTATTTCCCCCACAGCCTGGAGCCGGAAAGCCTCGACATCGGCAGCGAACTGGCGCAGCACAGTGGCGGTCAGGAAACCATTCTGGTGGTGGAAGACAACGAAGGCGTGCGCCTGACTGTGGTCGAGTTGCTGGAGCAATCGGGCTACACCGTGCTCACTGCCGAAGACGGCGACCGCGCGATGCAGGCCTTGCAGGGCGGCGCGCTGCCGGATCTGATTTTCACCGACGTGGTGATGCCCGGCCGCATCAAAAGCACCGACCTGGCCGACTGGGCGCGCGCGCAGCAGCCCCCCGTGGCCGTGCTGTTCACCTCGGGCCACACCCGCGACATCCTCTCCACCAACCACCTGCTAAGCCCCGACATTCATCTGCTGAGCAAGCCCTACAGCCCCGAAGCCCTCACGCATCGGGTGCGCAGCGTGCTCACCGCAAGACAAGGTTACCCATGA
- a CDS encoding YdcH family protein — translation MPVKHDLYQDLGLSKEVVHERRAGDKRLDSLLTQYDDADKEVLRAESTSASDEDVENLKKKRLLIKDEIVGRLN, via the coding sequence ATGCCAGTGAAACACGACCTGTATCAGGACTTGGGGTTGAGCAAGGAAGTCGTTCACGAACGCAGGGCGGGCGACAAACGCTTGGATTCGCTGCTCACTCAGTATGACGATGCCGATAAAGAGGTGCTCAGGGCCGAGTCCACCAGTGCCAGCGATGAGGATGTGGAGAATCTGAAGAAGAAGCGCCTGTTGATCAAAGACGAGATCGTGGGGCGGCTGAACTGA
- a CDS encoding Y-family DNA polymerase yields the protein MRWVCIVFPQLALDGVQRGHPEPDQPLVLLAGTPQRRVLQAVNDAARALGLRPGQSLTAANALAKTFASAEYDPADIERCQQFLAAWAYRFSSQVSLYYPRALLFEIESSLGLFGPWPQFEARLRRELTELGFRHRIVAAPNPAAARVLANLYDGLAVGDDGLMQALAPLPIDRAGLDPQAATALSRMGLRTLAQVQALPRHTLARRFEAGLLKHLDALTGHRPLGLDFYQPPDQFDVRIELNFDVQSHQALLFPLRRLTGDLSAFLCGRDSGVQRFDLHLEHAQAPDSVIKVGLLSAEREPSMLFELARGRLEQVQVTSPVRGFRLVAQDLPVFVPQRQDLFDDRPQQTLPWEQLRERLRARLGDEAVQGLRFHADHRPECAWQAASDKSPCPTLNKVQRPGWLLHEPTLLSEQGVQVLMGPERIESGWWDGADIRRDYYLIQTRAGQQGWAYRTVGQNDGLWLQGWFA from the coding sequence ATGCGCTGGGTGTGTATTGTCTTCCCGCAATTGGCGCTGGACGGGGTGCAGCGTGGGCACCCCGAGCCGGACCAGCCGCTGGTCTTGCTCGCCGGTACGCCGCAACGGCGGGTGTTGCAAGCTGTCAACGATGCCGCGCGTGCTCTGGGCCTGCGCCCCGGCCAGTCGCTGACGGCGGCGAATGCCCTGGCCAAGACCTTTGCCAGCGCCGAATACGACCCCGCCGACATTGAGCGCTGCCAGCAATTTCTCGCCGCCTGGGCCTACCGTTTCAGCTCCCAGGTCAGCCTGTATTACCCGCGCGCCTTGTTGTTCGAGATCGAATCGAGCCTGGGGCTGTTTGGCCCGTGGCCACAATTTGAAGCGCGTTTGCGCCGGGAGCTGACCGAACTGGGCTTTCGCCACCGCATCGTCGCCGCGCCCAACCCAGCGGCGGCGCGGGTGCTGGCCAACCTCTACGATGGCCTGGCTGTCGGGGATGATGGTTTGATGCAGGCCTTGGCGCCGTTGCCCATCGACCGCGCCGGCCTCGACCCGCAGGCCGCCACCGCCTTGTCACGCATGGGCCTGCGCACCCTGGCCCAGGTGCAGGCGTTACCCCGGCATACCCTGGCGCGGCGCTTTGAGGCCGGTTTGCTCAAACACCTGGACGCGCTGACCGGGCACCGGCCGCTGGGCCTGGATTTTTATCAGCCGCCGGACCAGTTCGATGTACGCATCGAATTGAATTTCGACGTGCAATCCCATCAGGCCTTGCTGTTTCCCTTGCGCCGCTTGACCGGCGATTTATCGGCCTTTCTCTGCGGTCGCGACAGTGGCGTGCAGCGTTTCGACCTGCACCTGGAACATGCCCAGGCGCCCGACAGCGTGATCAAGGTCGGCCTGCTCAGCGCCGAGCGTGAGCCGTCGATGCTGTTCGAGCTGGCCCGTGGCCGCCTGGAACAGGTGCAAGTCACCTCGCCAGTGCGCGGCTTTCGCCTGGTCGCCCAGGATTTGCCGGTGTTCGTGCCGCAACGCCAGGACCTGTTCGACGACCGCCCGCAACAAACCCTGCCGTGGGAACAGTTGCGCGAACGCCTGCGCGCCCGCCTGGGCGACGAAGCCGTGCAGGGCCTGCGTTTTCACGCCGACCATCGGCCCGAATGCGCCTGGCAAGCGGCATCGGACAAAAGCCCGTGCCCGACCTTGAATAAGGTGCAACGCCCCGGCTGGTTGCTGCACGAGCCGACGCTGCTGAGCGAGCAGGGCGTGCAGGTATTGATGGGCCCGGAGCGCATTGAGTCCGGCTGGTGGGACGGTGCCGATATCCGCCGCGATTACTACCTGATCCAGACCCGTGCCGGGCAGCAAGGCTGGGCTTACCGCACCGTGGGGCAAAACGACGGGTTATGGCTGCAAGGCTGGTTCGCATGA
- the uvrA gene encoding excinuclease ABC subunit UvrA: MTSQRSIPPITAQRPGFVRVRGAREHNLRNVDVDIPRDALVVFTGVSGSGKSSLAFSTVYAEAQRRYFESVAPYARRLIDQVGVPDVDSIEGLPPAVALQQQRGTPSARSSVGSVTTLSSLIRMLYSRAGSYPPGQPMLYAEDFSPNLPQGACPECHGLGRVYEVTEALMVPDPSLTIRQRAVASWPLAWQGQNLRDILVTLGYDVDIPWRDLPKKQRDWILFTEENPTVPVYAGFTPEQTREALKRKLEPSYQGTFSGARRYILHTFTHTQSALMKKRVSQFMQGSACPACDGKRLNKAALSVKFAGVDIGELSQLSLAQLAELLRPVAAGQDTMKLSVEKRLAAQRIAQDLLERVSTLTELGLGYLSLERSTPTLSSGELQRLRLATQLGSQLFGVIYVLDEPSAGLHPADGEALYSALDRLKAAGNSLFVVEHDLETMRRADWLIDVGPAAGEHGGQVLYSGPPAGLADIEASQTREYLFAERRPANSARREPSGWLKLEGVTRNNLKDLSVSFPLGCFTAVTGISGSGKSSLVSQALLELVGAGLGRVPESDEEPSLEDDAPQTSGGHISAGLEHIRRLVQVDQKPIGRTPRSNLATYTGLFDNVRKLFAATPAAKKRGYDAGQFSFNVAKGRCPNCEGEGFVSVELLFMPSVYAPCPTCHGARYNPETLAIKWQGLSIAQVLGLTVEQAVEVFAEQPGVLRSLQVLRDIGLGYLRLGQPATELSGGEAQRIKLATELQRNARGATLYVLDEPTTGLHPRDVDRLLSQLNHLVEAGHTVVVVEHEMRVVAQSDWVIDIGPGAGDLGGKVVASGTPQKVAKSKVSRTAPFLARELI, encoded by the coding sequence ATGACGTCACAGCGCAGCATTCCCCCGATCACCGCCCAACGCCCGGGCTTCGTCCGGGTGCGCGGCGCCCGCGAACACAACCTGCGCAACGTCGATGTGGACATTCCCCGGGATGCCCTGGTGGTGTTTACCGGGGTTTCCGGCTCGGGAAAATCGTCCCTGGCGTTTTCCACGGTGTATGCCGAGGCGCAGCGCCGCTATTTCGAATCGGTGGCGCCCTATGCACGGCGCCTGATCGATCAGGTCGGCGTGCCGGACGTGGACTCCATCGAAGGCCTGCCGCCCGCCGTGGCCCTGCAACAGCAGCGCGGCACCCCGAGTGCGCGCTCGTCGGTGGGCAGCGTGACCACGTTGTCGAGCCTGATTCGCATGCTCTATTCCCGCGCCGGCAGCTACCCGCCGGGCCAGCCGATGCTGTACGCCGAGGACTTTTCGCCGAACCTGCCCCAGGGCGCGTGCCCGGAATGCCACGGTTTGGGCCGCGTGTATGAAGTGACCGAGGCGCTGATGGTGCCCGATCCCTCGTTGACGATCCGCCAGCGTGCAGTGGCGTCCTGGCCGTTGGCGTGGCAGGGCCAGAACCTGCGCGACATCCTGGTGACCCTGGGGTATGACGTCGACATTCCCTGGCGCGACCTGCCGAAAAAACAACGCGACTGGATCCTCTTCACCGAAGAAAACCCGACGGTTCCGGTCTATGCAGGCTTCACCCCAGAGCAAACCCGCGAGGCTTTGAAGCGCAAACTGGAGCCCAGTTACCAGGGCACTTTCAGCGGCGCGCGGCGCTACATCCTGCACACCTTCACGCACACCCAAAGCGCGCTGATGAAAAAGCGCGTCTCGCAGTTCATGCAGGGCAGCGCCTGCCCGGCATGCGACGGCAAGCGGCTGAACAAGGCGGCGTTGTCGGTGAAGTTTGCCGGCGTGGACATTGGCGAGTTGTCGCAATTGTCACTGGCGCAGCTGGCCGAGCTGCTGCGGCCGGTGGCGGCTGGGCAGGACACGATGAAACTGTCGGTGGAAAAACGTCTGGCCGCGCAGCGCATTGCTCAGGATTTGCTGGAGCGGGTCAGCACCCTGACCGAGCTGGGGTTGGGCTATTTGTCGCTGGAGCGCAGCACGCCGACCTTGTCCTCCGGCGAGTTGCAGCGCTTGCGCCTCGCCACGCAATTGGGCTCGCAGCTGTTCGGCGTGATCTATGTGCTCGATGAGCCTTCGGCAGGCCTGCACCCGGCGGATGGCGAGGCGCTGTACAGCGCGCTGGATCGCTTGAAGGCGGCGGGCAATTCATTGTTTGTGGTCGAGCATGACCTGGAAACCATGCGCCGCGCCGACTGGCTGATCGACGTCGGCCCGGCCGCAGGTGAGCACGGCGGGCAAGTGCTGTACAGCGGCCCGCCGGCGGGGCTGGCGGATATCGAAGCGTCGCAGACCCGCGAATATTTGTTTGCCGAGCGGCGCCCGGCCAATTCGGCGCGGCGTGAGCCCTCGGGTTGGCTGAAGCTGGAAGGTGTGACGCGCAATAATCTCAAGGACTTGAGCGTGAGTTTTCCGCTGGGCTGCTTTACGGCGGTGACCGGTATTTCCGGCTCGGGCAAATCCAGCCTGGTCAGCCAGGCGCTGCTGGAGCTGGTGGGCGCGGGGCTGGGCCGTGTACCGGAAAGTGACGAAGAGCCGAGCCTGGAAGATGACGCGCCGCAAACCAGTGGCGGGCATATCAGCGCAGGGCTGGAGCACATTCGCCGTCTGGTGCAGGTGGACCAGAAACCCATCGGCCGTACGCCGCGCTCCAATCTTGCCACTTACACCGGGCTGTTCGACAACGTGCGCAAGCTGTTCGCCGCCACGCCAGCCGCGAAGAAGCGCGGCTACGATGCCGGGCAGTTCTCGTTTAACGTCGCCAAGGGGCGTTGCCCGAACTGTGAAGGCGAAGGGTTTGTCAGCGTGGAGCTGCTGTTTATGCCCAGCGTGTATGCGCCGTGCCCCACCTGCCATGGCGCGCGCTACAACCCTGAGACCCTGGCGATCAAATGGCAGGGTTTGAGCATCGCCCAGGTATTGGGCTTGACAGTGGAACAGGCGGTTGAGGTGTTTGCCGAGCAGCCCGGCGTGTTGCGTTCGTTGCAGGTGCTGCGCGATATCGGCCTGGGCTATTTGCGCCTGGGGCAGCCGGCGACGGAGTTGTCGGGTGGTGAGGCGCAGCGCATCAAGCTGGCTACCGAGTTGCAGCGCAATGCGCGGGGGGCGACGTTGTATGTGCTGGACGAGCCGACGACCGGGTTGCACCCGCGGGATGTGGACCGTTTGCTCAGCCAGTTGAATCATCTGGTCGAGGCAGGTCACACGGTGGTCGTGGTGGAGCACGAGATGCGCGTGGTGGCGCAGAGCGACTGGGTGATTGATATCGGGCCGGGGGCCGGGGATTTGGGCGGGAAGGTGGTGGCCAGTGGCACGCCGCAGAAAGTGGCCAAAAGCAAGGTCAGCCGGACGGCGCCGTTTTTGGCTCGAGAGCTGATCTAA